Proteins encoded within one genomic window of Rhododendron vialii isolate Sample 1 chromosome 1a, ASM3025357v1:
- the LOC131315970 gene encoding axial regulator YABBY 5: MSSGVDVSPPEQLCYIPCNFCNIVLAVSVPCSSLCDIVTVRCGHCTNLWSVNMAAAFQSLQSFQAPNYATSDCRIDLGSSSRCTNKMTVRPPIASNTEGRVANRPPEKRQRVPSAYNQFIKEEIQRIKANNPDISHREAFSTAAKNWAHFPHIHFGLMLESNNQSKLDEGPGKRLTPRAALLQK, encoded by the exons ATGTCAAGCGGCGTCGATGTCTCCCCGCCGGAGCAACTTTGCTACATACCTTGCAATTTCTGCAACATCGTCCTCGCG GTGAGTGTACCATGCAGCAGTTTATGCGACATCGTGACCGTCCGATGCGGGCACTGCACAAATCTGTGGTCAGTCAACATGGCAGCTGCCTTCCAATCCCTCCAGTCCTTTCAG GCACCAAACTATGCTACCTCGGATTGCAGGATTGACTTGGGTTCATCATCCAGGTGCACCAACAAGATGACTGTTCGGCCACCGATCGCATCTAACACCGAGGGAAGGGTTGCAAATCGAC cTCCCGAGAAGAGGCAACGAGTACCTTCTGCATATAACCAGTTCATAAA AGAGGAGATTCAGAGGATCAAGGCAAATAATCCAGATATCAGCCATAGGGAAGCTTTTAGTACTGCTGCAAAAAAT TGGGCACACTTCCCCCATATTCATTTTGGGCTAATGTTGGAGAGCAACAACCAAAGTAAACTTGATGAG GGACCTGGGAAGCGTCTAACGCCAAGGGCTGCTCTACTGCAGAAATGA